In Thermodesulfobacteriota bacterium, the genomic stretch TCTACGAAAGCGAAGACCTCGTCGACCTCGCCGAAAAGCCACCTGATGTTGTCGAGCCCGTGTATGCTCGTCAGGACCACCCCGCCGCCGAGGTCCTTCCTCGCCGCGTACTCGGTCCTGTAATCGGCCTGAGGGTGCCAGTCGGGGAGATAATGCCCGCCGTAGTAATTGACATGGTGGACCTTGCCTATGACCTCGGACGCAAGAAGGCTCTCTATCTGGAGGAATACTGGATGGAACCTGTAGCACATGGCCATCATGGCCGTTATGCCCTTCCCGTCCGCGAGCTTCAGAAGCTCAGTTACCCCGTCCATCTTGTCGGAAAGCGGCTTTTCTATTAGGATGTGCACCCCGCGCCTGGCAAGCTCAAGCGCCATGTCGAGGTGCATGGAAGACGGAGTGCATATGACAGCCGCGTCGGGCAGCTTCGCCAGCGCATCGTTGAAGCTCGTGGTAAAGACCGGCCTCTCGATGCCCCTCGCGGCTCTATCGAGCGCGCCCGCATTCGTGTCGCAGAGTATGAAATCCCTTACGCCGAGGGCCGCCAGGTTCTTTATGTGCCGTTTCCCTATCGAGCCGCAGCCCACCACGAGCGTTTTAAGGCCTTTTCCCATCAATCCGATTCTCCTTGCCTTATTGCTTTGAAATGAAAACCCGCGTTCAGTTCCTTTGCCTGAAGACGACGCCTATCGGCTCGCCTTCCAGAAACCCGGCTGGGTTTCCGCTGTCGACCGCCTTTTTAAGGACCGAGAGCGCCTCCCTTGAAGCCTCTATCGTCTTTGCTATGTCCTCGTCGGTATGCGAGTAGCTTATGAAGACCGGCCCCCCGTAGAGCACTCCCCTCTTCACGGTCTCCTGGAGGAATACGCTCTTAAGGAGCAGGTCGTCTTCTCCGGAGGAGTTCCTTGCCGATATGCCTCCCCTCGGCGGCTTCCCGGTTATGCTGAAATCCACGCCTATCTCCCTGGCGAACCCGTTTATGCCGTCATGGAGCCTCTTGCCGGCCTCCCATATCCGGTCTATCACGGGCTTCGTCATAAGCTCGTTTATGGTTGCCCTGGCCGCTGAAAGGCCTATCGCGTCTCCCGAATAGGTCATGGAGAAGAAGACCTCGTTCAATTCCTTCATGAACTCGCGCTTCCCGGCGATAGCCGATATCGGGAACCCGTTCGCCATGCCCTTCCCGAAGCAGGCGAGGTCCGGGACGACCCCGTAGTATTTCCCCGCGCCCCCGAGCGAATACCTGAAGCCGGTCACTATCTCGTCGAGCACGAAGAGAGCGCCGTTCCTGTTCGCGGCTTCCTTTGCGAGCTGGAGGAAGTTCTTTCCGGTCTCCGGGTCAACGAGCGGGTCGGTCCCCGGGACCTCCATTATGACGCAGGCAATCTTCCCGGGGTTTTCGGCGAAGGCCTTCTCAAGGGTCTCTATACGGTTGTATTCGAACTTGTGCATGTAATCGGCGAGAGGGCGCGGGATGCCCTTGTTGCGGGGCGTTACGACAGCGTACCAGTCCTGGCAGCCGTGGTAGCCGCAGTACGCGATGTGGTCCCTTCCCGTGGAGGCCCTCGCCACCTTTACTGCGGCGCTCGTGGCGTCCGCGCCGTTCTTGCCGAACCTCACCATCTCGGCGCACGGGATGACCGAGCGCATGAGCTCCGCCACCTCTACCTCGAGCGGGTGCATGAGCGTGAATGTCGTGCCTTCCCTGACCTGCCTTATGACTGCCTCGCTCACCGGAGCGTAGTCGTAGCCGAGGAGTATGGGCCCGAGGGCCAGGGGGTAGTCTATGTACTCGTTCCCGTCCAGGTCCCATACGCGGGCGCCCTTGCCGCGGCAAAGGTACTTGGGGGTCACGCCCCTTACGAACTGGTCGGGCCCCTTGCTCAGCGTCTGCGTGCCTGCGGGTATGACCTCTATTGCGCGTTCCCACATGGCGTCGGATGCGGGGAAAAGACTTTCGTTCGAATGCTTTTTAAGCGCCTGTTCCATTGCCATCATCCACCTTTCGGAATAATTTTCGCGCAGCCCTCATTTTTCAACAAAGCAATTCTATCGATTGGATTTTTTCCCGCTTTTACCAAAGGCCGGGATGTTGGAAAAGCTTGGAGTTTTTTACCCCTATACCGCCTTGTCCTCACTTAAAGACCTGGCATAGCCCTCGTTCCGCTCAATATCCGCGTTTATTCCCAGAAGCGCAGGGTGCGCCTCCAGGAATTCAAGTATCTTTTCCATGTGGAAAATCCCGCCGTTCGCGCCGATGCCGTCGTATATGGCGTTTACGAGCGTCAGGTCCCTCTCGTCGTCCACGGTCCAGCGCATCTTCGAAAGGTCGGTTTCGCACCGTATCTTGCATATCCTGAAAATCGTGTGGTTTTTCCAGATATACGGGGTCACATGCTCGCGCTCCGAGGAAAGCGCGGCCCGCATATAGGCCTTCTCAAGCGCCTCGAACGAGAAGACCTCGGCGTCGAGCCCGTCCGGGAAGCTCGGGTCTATGCTTACGTAATCGAGCCCGCCCTCGCCGAACTTCCTTATGGCCCTGTCCACGAGCGCCGGGTCGAGCAAAGGGCAGTCAGAGGTTATCCTCACGACCGTCCTGGCCTTGGACGCCAGTGCGGCGTAGAAGTACCTGTCCAGGACGTCGTTTACGCTCCCCCTGTGGCAGCACACGTTGTTCTCGGCGCACCACTCCGCGATCCTGTCGTCCGATCCTTCCTGGGTCGTGGCTACCACAATCTTTTCGACGAGAGCGGAGGCGGCGAGCCTCGTCACAACGTGCCACAGCATGGGTTTTCCGCCTATCTCCATCATTACCTTGCCCGGGAGCCTGGTGGAGCCCATGCGGGCCTGCACTATCCCCACTACCGGCCCTATTGCCGCCTTGACGTCCTTATCCGTTATCTGCATAGGTCCTCGCTCCTTACCGGCATGTCCTTGCGGAGGTCCCTTGCCGCGACGCTCCCTATGACACGCCCCATCTCTTTTGGCTCAAGCCCGTATGCGTGTCGAACGAGCTTCAATTTCTCCGACGTGACGACCTCGCCTTTCGGTATGTCGGTCTTCGCGTATATGG encodes the following:
- a CDS encoding aminotransferase class III-fold pyridoxal phosphate-dependent enzyme codes for the protein MMAMEQALKKHSNESLFPASDAMWERAIEVIPAGTQTLSKGPDQFVRGVTPKYLCRGKGARVWDLDGNEYIDYPLALGPILLGYDYAPVSEAVIRQVREGTTFTLMHPLEVEVAELMRSVIPCAEMVRFGKNGADATSAAVKVARASTGRDHIAYCGYHGCQDWYAVVTPRNKGIPRPLADYMHKFEYNRIETLEKAFAENPGKIACVIMEVPGTDPLVDPETGKNFLQLAKEAANRNGALFVLDEIVTGFRYSLGGAGKYYGVVPDLACFGKGMANGFPISAIAGKREFMKELNEVFFSMTYSGDAIGLSAARATINELMTKPVIDRIWEAGKRLHDGINGFAREIGVDFSITGKPPRGGISARNSSGEDDLLLKSVFLQETVKRGVLYGGPVFISYSHTDEDIAKTIEASREALSVLKKAVDSGNPAGFLEGEPIGVVFRQRN
- a CDS encoding Gfo/Idh/MocA family oxidoreductase produces the protein MGKGLKTLVVGCGSIGKRHIKNLAALGVRDFILCDTNAGALDRAARGIERPVFTTSFNDALAKLPDAAVICTPSSMHLDMALELARRGVHILIEKPLSDKMDGVTELLKLADGKGITAMMAMCYRFHPVFLQIESLLASEVIGKVHHVNYYGGHYLPDWHPQADYRTEYAARKDLGGGVVLTSIHGLDNIRWLFGEVDEVFAFVDRVSGLEMDVEDIATAVMRLKSGAYVNWQTDFIQRANQHRLVVAGSRGTIRADLLDGTVETYSAELGKWYKGRIGFEVNEMYLAESRHFLECIERGLPPRAGVREGIATLELALRVKGSRNLLEGREARCKTA
- a CDS encoding glycosyltransferase family protein; this encodes MQITDKDVKAAIGPVVGIVQARMGSTRLPGKVMMEIGGKPMLWHVVTRLAASALVEKIVVATTQEGSDDRIAEWCAENNVCCHRGSVNDVLDRYFYAALASKARTVVRITSDCPLLDPALVDRAIRKFGEGGLDYVSIDPSFPDGLDAEVFSFEALEKAYMRAALSSEREHVTPYIWKNHTIFRICKIRCETDLSKMRWTVDDERDLTLVNAIYDGIGANGGIFHMEKILEFLEAHPALLGINADIERNEGYARSLSEDKAV